Within the Megalops cyprinoides isolate fMegCyp1 chromosome 10, fMegCyp1.pri, whole genome shotgun sequence genome, the region ACAACCTCAGTGTAAATCAGAGACGAGTATCCCCATGTTCTCTGTCAAGGTCTGGTGAGGGTGTGGACATTCAGGGAGTTTTATAAAGACATACACAGCTGGGTAGTTGACCTGAAGGGGTATCATTTTTCAAGATGCCTGAGATCACTGTACACATCATTCTGCACCCCCTGAAGCTCCTGTAAGGACACAagtgcacacgcgcacacacacacacacacacacacacacacacacacacacacacacacacacacacacatacacacacgcacacatacacacacgcacacaaagtgGCATGTGAAGCAACCGTAACCAAAGTTATGTATTATTCAACATTACAAGATGATACATAAATATGGAACAAAAGAGTTATTCAGTCACAATTAAATCAGTCCAAACTGCAAGGAGAGAGGTGTACCTGATAGGTTGACTCTAGGTCTGGCTTCTTTCTCTTCGAGCTTGCATGTGTTTTCCCTTTACCTGGGAAGGTGACGCAGAGGGGAGGGGCGGTCATGGAAATGCTGGCTTGTTAATGCATATCCCAGGGTGAATTAAACGACACACCCACCAAATCCGTCAATCATCACAGAGATGCAAGTGTGCAGGCGCATGCAAAACCATCGTACTCAAACAAATCGCATTAAAAAGATGTCCTCATTTTATGCagcaggcacgcacgcacagctTCTCCTGGAAATGGTTCTGAAAAAGCTTCTTCGTTTCTTCAGCTAAGGTTCAATAGCTAGTGGAACCAGAGAGGGAACAGTATTGTTGACATAGAAAGTGCAGAGAAGGGCAACATGAAGAGAAGCCTAAATCACTTTAGCCTCAGAAAAAGGACACTCTGGGGTTCTGATGGTGTGTCAGTTTACAAAAGTGGACAACAGAAGCTCTTTCAAAGCTGGGGTCACACATGCGGGCGCgcggacatacacacacacccacacacacgcacacacgcactcacgcacacacgcacacacgcacacacacacaaagattcCATGGGAGCAATTACTCACTCTCCAGGGCTTCAAGGCGGTTCTTCTTCTGACGGGAGACAAAGCAGTAGACAGAGAGGGCTATGAGGAGGGTGAGAATGATGTCACCCACGATGATGCCCACCGCAGCGCCTGTATCCAGGTGgaagcaggaggcaggacagtctgcacaaagaaaatgacTGCCACATTTACAAGAAATGGAACAACACAGCAAGATATTTAATAAGGGTGAGTGTAGAGAGGAACATGAGATCTGAAGGCGCAGAGGATTCTGAGTTGAgagcaaaggacaaaaaaaaaaaaaacttatgttgtgtgttaaaaaaaaaaaaaagagagagaggaagagaactTTGTTTTCCACACTCTCACAACTTGTAACAAACGTGTAACAAGCAGATACGCACCCTGCTGCCCTGCCACAGTGCctggaaataaacagaaaagaaactaATTCAGCTAGCCAGAAACACCCTCagacaaaaaccacaaacaacGGCCCCTCAGCAAGTGGCGCAGAGAATTGCAAGCGCAGAGTGCGACCGTAAGACCAGGGTAATACAGCCCCTTACGCTCACCATGGAAATGAAACTTATGCAAAACCTCAGATATCACGCGGAAATGTGCTCAAAATACGGCCTACGGCCAGGTGGAGGCAGCTGACCAGCAGACCACAACACAGCAGCTGCCTTGCGACTTCAGTTCTGAGGAAACAAAAGCTTCTAATGCAGTTGGTTATGTTACCTTTAAGAAGATTTGGCTCTTTTTTATGTGTGGGTGGACAGATAAATAGACAGGGGGACTGATGATTTGAAAGCTTGCAAAAACTTCAATTCCATTAcaataaaccaaaaaatgtagtaaaataaactttgtatactatatatattttttttttatttaaaatctaccaaagtgaaataaaaatagatagatagatagatagatagatagatagatagatagatagatataaagTGCTGTAGCAGAAATCAGTTGCATAGCTCTACTgcactgtttcactgtctgGAAGGTTCATCTGTGTTTTCACGCAGGCATGAGTGTGCATGGGTCTGTCAGCATGTGTTCCATGGGAAGTTACTCACATGAGAATGTAAAATCTCCCACTTCCTCTTTTTCAACCACTCAGTTACTCTGTTCTCCTTTAGGGGTTACAGGTACCCTAAGGAGGGGTATCGCTTTCCACCAatgggaacattttttttttttttatcaaactCACTAATATTATGGGACATTTGATAATCatctagagcagtgtttctcaaccctctcctggaggaccccctgccctgcatgttttagatctctacctgctccaacacagctgattcaaatgatcagtttgttattaagcagcttcaggagttcataacaagttgatcatttgaatcagctgtgttggagcagggagagatctaaaacatgcagggcagggggtcctccaggagagggttgagaaacactgatctagagagttcattccatttctttcattatAGGATTTAACTAGACTTTCATAAGTATTAAGCCCATTTTCGGTTATTTAGGAGTAATTGAACTTTGACCTACACATGTCAGTCATGTCACAGTGCCCATTCTGTTTTTGCAAAAAGACATTTGGTGCACAGTAATGTTTGTGGTGATTCTACCCCAGGTCATGTGCACAGAATGTTTGACAGGTCAGCTATTATTCCACAGGAAACTTGATCTGTTTTGAGCACATTTTTTGGTAAAAAGGAGCATGATCTGCAGTTtcagaagataaaaaaaaaatattcatttctacatgttgtattttttaatccAAGCATAGATCTTAATAGATCATTCTAGCTGCACAGTAACAATACCTACTTTTGCCTATTTCAGAATAACTGTTTGATAATTCACAGCCACAGATATGTAcagaccaaacacacaaaaaaaacacatactgatGCCACAGTGTCGCAGCTTTACAATTTACTGTGAAACAGTAACACAGTTTAAAATCTAACTGAACTTTGAgatttcagttaaaaaatgcCATATGAACATATTTAAGAGacactgtgaagaaaaaaaaaataaggaaaaaaacctTGCAAAGCTGAACAATGAACTACCTTTATGCCCACATTCACCTTACCGCTCAATGCACTGTTTCAACCCCCCTCCTTGGTGATATTTGCTTAGAAAGTAGTGGACTCACCGAACAGCCCCACAAAAGGAGTGACAATACAGAGAGCCCTGCCCATCCTCAGCTCGGTCCAGCaagggagaagagaggacaggaggtCTTCTTCCCTCCGTGGGAGATGTGACGGTGTGGATTTCTCGAACTTTCAGCAATCTCACCCTGTGGTTGGTCAGTCTTGCGGAGGTACGAGAGGACGATGGAGGCTGGGAGTCTGAGCTGGACTTGGAGCTCACTAGT harbors:
- the LOC118783913 gene encoding TYRO protein tyrosine kinase-binding protein — encoded protein: MGRALCIVTPFVGLFGTVAGQQDCPASCFHLDTGAAVGIIVGDIILTLLIALSVYCFVSRQKKNRLEALESKGKTHASSKRKKPDLESTYQELQGVQNDVYSDLRHLEK